From Streptomyces sp. CMB-StM0423, a single genomic window includes:
- a CDS encoding 3-hydroxybutyryl-CoA dehydrogenase translates to MTDIERVGVVGSGQMGSGIAEVCARSGLQVVVAETTGDALELGRTRVTNSLAKAAERGKITEVERDEALDALSFTTDLGELAESDLVIEAVVENEQVKTEIFQILDQVVARQDAVLASNTSSIPLIKLAIATTRPEQVIGMHFFNPAPVQRLVELIPALTTSDETLKRTEALARDVLGKHSIRAQDRSGFVVNALLIPYLLSAVRMFESGIATREDIDNGMELGCAHPMGPLKLTDLIGLDVIASVADSMYAEYKEPSYATPPLLARMVEAGRLGRKTGAGFYAY, encoded by the coding sequence TTGACCGACATCGAACGCGTCGGAGTGGTCGGATCCGGCCAGATGGGCTCGGGCATCGCCGAGGTGTGTGCCCGCTCCGGCCTTCAGGTCGTCGTCGCCGAGACCACCGGCGACGCCCTCGAACTGGGGCGTACCCGCGTCACCAACTCGCTCGCCAAGGCCGCGGAGCGCGGCAAGATCACCGAGGTGGAGCGGGACGAGGCGCTGGACGCGCTGAGCTTCACGACCGATCTCGGAGAGCTTGCGGAGAGCGATCTCGTGATCGAGGCGGTGGTGGAAAACGAACAGGTCAAGACCGAAATCTTCCAGATCCTCGACCAGGTCGTCGCCCGCCAGGACGCCGTCCTCGCCTCCAACACCTCCTCCATCCCGCTGATCAAGCTCGCCATCGCCACCACCCGGCCGGAGCAGGTCATCGGGATGCACTTCTTCAACCCCGCCCCCGTGCAGCGCCTCGTCGAGCTGATCCCGGCGCTGACGACCAGCGACGAGACCCTCAAGCGGACCGAGGCACTGGCCCGCGACGTGCTGGGCAAGCACTCCATCCGGGCCCAGGACCGGTCCGGGTTCGTCGTCAACGCACTGCTGATCCCGTATCTGCTCTCCGCGGTGCGGATGTTCGAGTCGGGCATCGCGACGCGCGAGGACATCGACAACGGGATGGAGCTGGGCTGCGCCCACCCGATGGGCCCGCTCAAGCTCACGGACCTCATCGGCCTCGACGTCATCGCCTCGGTGGCCGACTCGATGTACGCCGAGTACAAGGAGCCGTCGTACGCGACCCCGCCGCTGCTGGCGCGGATGGTCGAGGCGGGCCGGCTGGGCCGGAAGACGGGCGCCGGGTTCT